The Gemmatimonadota bacterium genome has a segment encoding these proteins:
- the rplQ gene encoding 50S ribosomal protein L17, whose translation MRHNTKGRALSRTSSHKRAMMRNMAASLFEHEGITTTVAKAKEIRPYAEKLITLARRGDLHAIRQVEQKIPNKTLLTKLFKEIGPRFAARPGGYTRILKLGHRPGDGAEMARIELVGE comes from the coding sequence ATGCGGCACAACACGAAGGGACGGGCGCTGTCGCGGACGTCCAGCCACAAGCGGGCGATGATGCGCAACATGGCGGCCTCCCTGTTCGAGCACGAGGGCATCACCACCACCGTTGCCAAGGCGAAGGAGATCCGGCCGTACGCCGAGAAGCTCATCACCCTGGCGCGCCGTGGCGACCTCCACGCCATCCGGCAGGTCGAGCAGAAGATCCCGAACAAGACGCTGCTCACCAAGCTGTTCAAGGAAATCGGTCCGCGCTTCGCGGCGCGTCCGGGCGGCTACACCCGCATCCTCAAGCTCGGGCATCGCCCCGGCGACGGCGCCGAGATGGCGCGGATCGAGCTCGTCGGCGAGTGA
- a CDS encoding 50S ribosomal protein L28, translating to MARVCTICDKGPTTGNHVSHANNRRKRRWYPNLQTVRVLVDGSPRRVKVCTKCMKSGKVAKATKVAVAA from the coding sequence ATGGCGCGCGTCTGCACCATCTGCGACAAGGGGCCGACTACCGGCAACCATGTCAGCCATGCGAACAACCGGCGGAAGCGCCGCTGGTACCCGAACCTCCAGACGGTCCGCGTCCTGGTGGACGGTTCGCCGCGCCGGGTGAAGGTCTGTACCAAGTGCATGAAGAGCGGGAAGGTGGCCAAGGCCACCAAGGTCGCTGTCGCGGCCTGA
- the gmd gene encoding GDP-mannose 4,6-dehydratase: protein MPKALITGITGQDGSYLAEFLLAKGYEVFGVVRRTSHHSYERIDHLIPRVQIVAADLLDQHSLTMVMQEVQPDEVYNLAAQSFVPTSFTQPVLTGEFTALGVTRILEAVRLAAPKARFYQASSSEMFGKVQETPQHEATPFYPRSPYGVAKLYGHWITVNYRESYGLYAVSGILFNHESPRRGIEFVTRKVTDGVARIALGLATELKMGNLEARRDWGYAGDYVDAMWRMLQLDQPADFVIGTGQTHSVEDLVRVAFERVGLDWRKYVTIDPRFYRPAEVDLLLADPRKAKDELGWSPTVSFEGLIHMMVDADLARLRPA from the coding sequence ATGCCAAAGGCCCTGATTACGGGCATCACTGGCCAGGATGGGTCCTACCTGGCCGAGTTCCTTCTGGCCAAGGGGTACGAGGTCTTTGGGGTGGTCCGGCGGACCTCCCATCACTCGTACGAGCGGATCGACCACCTGATCCCGCGGGTCCAGATCGTGGCAGCCGACCTCCTCGATCAGCACTCGTTGACGATGGTCATGCAAGAGGTCCAGCCGGACGAGGTGTACAACCTCGCGGCCCAGTCGTTCGTGCCGACCTCGTTCACGCAGCCCGTGCTCACCGGCGAGTTCACGGCCCTCGGCGTGACCCGCATCCTCGAGGCGGTGCGCCTCGCCGCGCCGAAGGCACGCTTCTATCAGGCGTCGTCGTCGGAAATGTTCGGCAAGGTGCAGGAGACGCCGCAGCACGAGGCAACGCCGTTCTATCCGCGCTCGCCCTACGGCGTGGCCAAGCTCTACGGCCACTGGATCACGGTGAACTACCGCGAGTCGTACGGCCTGTATGCGGTGAGCGGGATTCTCTTCAATCACGAATCACCGCGGCGTGGCATCGAGTTCGTCACGCGCAAGGTGACGGATGGCGTGGCGCGCATCGCGCTCGGCCTCGCGACCGAACTCAAGATGGGGAACCTCGAGGCGCGTCGCGACTGGGGCTATGCCGGCGACTACGTCGACGCGATGTGGCGGATGCTGCAGCTGGACCAGCCCGCCGACTTCGTGATCGGCACGGGCCAGACGCATTCGGTGGAAGACCTGGTGCGCGTGGCGTTCGAGCGCGTCGGGCTCGATTGGCGAAAGTACGTCACCATCGATCCGCGCTTCTATCGCCCGGCGGAAGTGGACCTGCTGCTCGCCGATCCCCGCAAGGCCAAGGACGAGCTCGGCTGGTCGCCCACCGTCTCCTTCGAGGGATTGATTCACATGATGGTCGACGCCGACCTCGCGCGGCTGCGCCCGGCGTGA
- a CDS encoding NAD(P)-dependent oxidoreductase yields the protein MSRLLVTGADGFVGRWLVRAARASGHHVIAAIAPESPDPATWLRR from the coding sequence GTGAGCCGTCTGCTGGTGACCGGCGCCGACGGCTTCGTCGGCCGATGGTTGGTGCGCGCGGCGCGTGCCAGCGGGCATCATGTCATCGCCGCCATCGCGCCCGAATCGCCGGATCCGGCCACGTGGCTCCGGCGATGA
- a CDS encoding SDR family oxidoreductase, which translates to MSSPPSRPNRRIRPRGSGDELAGCEAVRADLRDPAGHRGARCHRAEAVIHLAAMASARLRAVIRPPPCASACRATAALADGLVHAGRPTFLLVSTGEVYGRDHSGPIPETASLAPCSPYAASKVGAEVAVLEVRRRTGLPVVIARPFPHTGPGQAPIYVLPALAARLRGQSGRRQ; encoded by the coding sequence ATGTCATCGCCGCCATCGCGCCCGAATCGCCGGATCCGGCCACGTGGCTCCGGCGATGAGCTGGCGGGCTGCGAGGCGGTCCGTGCGGACCTGCGCGACCCGGCCGGGCATCGCGGCGCTCGCTGCCACCGCGCCGAGGCGGTGATCCACCTCGCCGCGATGGCCTCGGCGCGGCTGCGCGCCGTGATCCGGCCGCCGCCATGCGCGTCAGCATGCCGGGCGACCGCCGCCCTCGCCGACGGGCTCGTACACGCGGGGCGCCCGACCTTTCTCCTCGTCTCGACGGGCGAGGTGTACGGTCGCGACCACAGCGGGCCGATCCCCGAGACGGCGTCGCTGGCCCCATGCTCTCCCTATGCGGCGAGCAAGGTCGGCGCCGAGGTCGCGGTGCTCGAAGTGCGCCGCCGCACCGGCCTGCCGGTGGTGATTGCCCGCCCTTTCCCGCACACCGGTCCGGGGCAGGCCCCGATCTACGTGCTGCCGGCGCTGGCGGCGCGCCTCCGCGGGCAAAGCGGGCGGCGCCAGTGA
- a CDS encoding GDP-mannose 4,6-dehydratase: MRDLLDVRDVVTAYLALLAKGVPGEAYNVASGTGHRLTECFEMLARLAGTTARPVQDAALLRAADLPILIGDPTRLRTTTGWAPQISLDRTLQDLVHAQAD; this comes from the coding sequence GTGCGCGACCTCCTCGATGTGCGCGACGTCGTCACGGCCTATCTTGCGCTGTTGGCGAAGGGTGTGCCCGGTGAGGCCTACAACGTGGCCAGCGGGACCGGTCACCGACTGACCGAGTGTTTCGAGATGCTCGCCCGACTCGCCGGCACCACGGCGCGTCCGGTGCAGGACGCTGCGCTGTTGCGCGCGGCCGATTTGCCGATCCTGATCGGGGACCCGACCCGGCTGCGCACCACGACCGGCTGGGCTCCCCAGATTTCCCTTGACCGCACCTTGCAGGACCTCGTACATGCCCAAGCGGACTGA
- the carB gene encoding carbamoyl-phosphate synthase large subunit, producing the protein MPKRTDISSILLLGSGPIVIGQGAEFDYSGTQAVRALKEEGYRVILVNSNPATIMTDPELADATYIEPVTPEWVAKVIERERPDALLPTMGGQTALNVAMALVKDGTLEKYGVELIGANERAIRVAEDRSEFADAMVRIGLATPRGNVVRTLEEGLAAVEQTGYPAILRPSFTLGGTGGGIAYNRDEFVTMLARGLELSPVTSVLVERSIIGWKEYELEVMRDGADNVVIVCSIENLDPMGVHTGDSITCAPAMTLTDREYQAMRDASIKIIREVGVAAGGCNIQFAVNPADGEQLVIEMNPRVSRSSALASKATGFPIARIGAKVAVGYTLDELPNDITKVTPASFEPVLDYVVVKIPRFAFEKFPAAEPTLTTQMKSVGEAMAIGRTFKEALQKGFRGLETGRAGWVIGAGPVDDRLDAIDRETLLAAIRRPTPERLFQVKRALIAKVSVEDLHEASGIDPWFLHQLAELVAMEDEWIAHPYGANDEADRAIILRMKRAGFSDWQLADLKSLVEADIRTTRHRLGLRPVYKTVDTCAGEFPSSTPYLYSCWDEENEGGPRPDETRKTVIILGSGPNRIGQGVEFDYCCVRATLAFRELGYRTVMVNSNPETVSTDFDISDALYFEPLTLEDVLEIVHLEKPLGVVVQLGGQTPLKLAKGLEAAGVPILGTSPDAIDAAEDRQRFEALVNTLGVRQPPAGTARTIETALEVAERIGYPVLVRPSYVLGGRAMRIIYDAPELRGFFDEAAAVAPGHPVLIDSFLEDAFEADVDAICDGESVIIGGVMQHIEEAGIHSGDSACVMPPYLITEEQVEQMRAHTRAFALALGVVGLINVQYAVKNGVVYVIEVNPRASRTIPFVSKTTGVPLASLAAAVMIGKKLADLGLRDDPLQPYVAVKEAVFPFTKFAGVDVRLGPEMKSTGEVMGIADSFGMAFAKAQASADGALPLSGTVFVTVNDHDKGSVVPIARRFHELGFRVLATTGTAKYLRARGVPAERVLKVYEGRPNAIDLMVSGEIQLLVNTPLGKLTQMDDHSMRRAALQHHVPYTTTLSAASAAVDAIIAMKSRPLEVRSLQEWHRLAREATPA; encoded by the coding sequence ATGCCCAAGCGGACTGATATCTCCTCGATCCTCCTCCTTGGCTCCGGCCCGATCGTCATCGGGCAGGGCGCCGAGTTCGACTACTCCGGTACCCAGGCGGTGCGCGCGCTGAAGGAGGAGGGCTACCGGGTCATCCTGGTGAACTCGAATCCGGCGACGATCATGACCGACCCGGAACTCGCCGACGCCACCTACATCGAGCCGGTGACCCCCGAGTGGGTCGCCAAGGTGATCGAGCGCGAGCGCCCCGATGCGCTGCTGCCGACGATGGGCGGACAGACCGCGCTCAACGTCGCGATGGCGCTGGTGAAGGACGGCACGCTCGAGAAGTACGGCGTCGAGCTGATCGGCGCCAACGAGCGCGCCATCCGCGTCGCCGAGGATCGCTCGGAGTTTGCCGACGCGATGGTGCGGATCGGCCTCGCCACGCCGCGCGGCAACGTCGTGCGCACGCTGGAGGAAGGCCTCGCCGCGGTCGAGCAGACCGGCTACCCCGCCATCCTGCGCCCCTCCTTCACGCTCGGTGGCACCGGTGGCGGCATCGCCTACAACCGCGACGAGTTCGTCACGATGCTGGCCCGCGGCCTTGAACTCTCGCCGGTCACCTCGGTGCTGGTCGAGCGCAGCATCATCGGCTGGAAGGAGTACGAGCTCGAGGTGATGCGCGACGGCGCCGACAACGTCGTGATCGTCTGCTCGATCGAGAACCTCGATCCGATGGGCGTGCACACCGGCGACTCGATCACCTGCGCCCCCGCGATGACGCTGACCGACCGCGAGTATCAGGCGATGCGCGACGCCTCGATCAAGATCATCCGCGAGGTCGGCGTCGCCGCCGGCGGCTGCAACATCCAGTTCGCGGTGAACCCCGCCGACGGCGAGCAGTTGGTGATCGAGATGAATCCGCGCGTGTCGCGCTCCTCGGCGCTCGCCTCGAAGGCGACCGGCTTCCCGATCGCCCGCATCGGCGCGAAGGTCGCCGTCGGCTACACGCTCGACGAGTTGCCGAACGACATCACCAAGGTCACGCCGGCGTCGTTCGAGCCGGTGCTCGACTACGTCGTCGTCAAGATCCCGCGCTTCGCCTTCGAGAAGTTCCCGGCCGCCGAGCCGACGCTCACCACGCAGATGAAGTCGGTCGGCGAGGCGATGGCGATCGGCCGCACCTTCAAGGAGGCGCTGCAGAAGGGCTTCCGCGGCCTCGAGACGGGGCGCGCCGGCTGGGTCATCGGTGCCGGTCCGGTCGACGACCGCCTCGACGCCATCGACCGCGAGACGCTGCTCGCCGCGATCCGCCGGCCGACGCCGGAGCGGCTCTTCCAGGTCAAGCGCGCCCTCATCGCGAAGGTGTCGGTCGAGGACCTGCACGAGGCCTCGGGGATCGACCCCTGGTTCCTGCACCAGCTCGCCGAGCTGGTGGCGATGGAAGACGAGTGGATCGCGCACCCGTATGGTGCCAACGATGAGGCCGACCGCGCCATCATCCTGCGGATGAAGCGCGCCGGCTTCTCCGACTGGCAGCTCGCCGACCTCAAGTCGCTGGTCGAGGCCGACATCCGCACCACGCGGCATCGGCTCGGCCTCCGCCCGGTGTACAAGACGGTCGACACCTGCGCCGGCGAGTTCCCGTCGAGCACGCCCTATCTCTACTCCTGCTGGGACGAGGAGAACGAGGGTGGCCCGCGCCCCGACGAGACGCGCAAGACGGTGATCATCCTGGGCTCGGGCCCGAACCGCATCGGCCAGGGCGTCGAGTTCGACTACTGCTGCGTCCGGGCGACGCTCGCCTTCCGCGAGCTCGGCTATCGCACCGTGATGGTCAACTCGAACCCCGAGACCGTCTCCACTGACTTCGACATCTCGGACGCACTCTACTTCGAGCCGCTGACGCTCGAGGACGTGCTGGAGATCGTCCACCTGGAGAAGCCGCTGGGCGTCGTGGTGCAGCTCGGCGGCCAGACGCCGCTCAAGCTCGCCAAGGGGCTCGAGGCCGCCGGGGTGCCGATCCTCGGCACGTCGCCCGACGCCATCGATGCCGCCGAGGACCGCCAACGCTTCGAGGCGCTGGTGAACACCCTTGGCGTGCGCCAGCCGCCGGCCGGGACGGCGCGGACGATCGAGACCGCGCTGGAAGTGGCGGAGCGGATCGGCTATCCGGTGCTGGTCCGGCCGAGCTACGTCCTCGGCGGCCGGGCGATGCGAATCATCTACGACGCGCCCGAGCTGCGCGGCTTCTTCGACGAGGCGGCAGCGGTCGCCCCCGGCCATCCGGTGCTGATCGACTCCTTCCTCGAGGACGCCTTCGAGGCCGACGTCGACGCCATCTGCGACGGCGAGTCGGTGATCATCGGCGGCGTGATGCAGCACATCGAAGAGGCCGGGATTCACTCCGGCGACTCGGCCTGCGTGATGCCGCCGTACCTGATCACCGAGGAGCAGGTCGAGCAGATGCGGGCCCACACCCGGGCATTCGCGCTGGCGCTCGGGGTGGTCGGGCTGATCAACGTGCAGTACGCCGTCAAGAATGGCGTGGTCTACGTGATCGAGGTCAACCCGCGCGCCTCGCGCACCATCCCGTTCGTCTCGAAGACCACCGGCGTCCCGCTGGCGTCGCTCGCGGCGGCGGTCATGATCGGGAAGAAGCTGGCGGACCTCGGCCTCCGCGACGATCCGCTGCAGCCGTATGTGGCGGTCAAGGAAGCGGTCTTCCCGTTCACCAAGTTCGCGGGTGTCGATGTCCGCCTCGGTCCCGAGATGAAGTCGACCGGCGAAGTCATGGGGATCGCCGACTCCTTCGGGATGGCGTTCGCCAAGGCGCAGGCCTCGGCCGATGGCGCGTTGCCGCTCAGCGGGACCGTCTTCGTGACGGTGAACGACCACGACAAGGGCTCGGTGGTGCCGATCGCCAGGCGCTTCCACGAGCTCGGCTTCCGGGTGCTCGCGACGACGGGCACCGCCAAGTACCTGCGGGCCCGCGGCGTCCCGGCAGAACGCGTGTTGAAGGTGTACGAGGGAC